One genomic region from Gossypium hirsutum isolate 1008001.06 chromosome D13, Gossypium_hirsutum_v2.1, whole genome shotgun sequence encodes:
- the LOC107919097 gene encoding uncharacterized protein isoform X1, whose amino-acid sequence MLLNSTITPLCSVHCRIPDLPNVFTKALPYSTTLTATGKGSFTSRTLIKVSSSSENQAAVFDVASQPHDEGAAEEVVRRFYDGINRRDLASVETLIAEKCVYEDLIFPRPFVGREEILGFFKSFIDSISKDLQFVIDDISAEDSSAVGVTWHLEWKGKAFPFSKGCSFYRLQMVDGKRQILYGRDVVEPAIKPGKAALGAIRAVTWVLQQFPQLADQL is encoded by the exons ATGTTGCTCAACTCCACAATAACACCCCTCTGTAGTGTTCATTGTCGAATCCCCGATCTCCCTAACGTCTTTACCAAAGCTTTACCGTACTCAACAACGCTAACTGCCACAGGGAAAGGATCCTTCACATCACGCACCCTTATCAAGGTCTCTTCATCATCGGAAAATCAGGCGGCGGTCTTCGACGTTGCATCACAACCACATGATGAGGGTGCGGCGGAGGAGGTTGTTAGGAGGTTCTACGATGGAATCAACCGGCGTGATCTGGCGTCGGTGGAAACCTTAATAGCCGAGAAATGCGTCTACGAGGACCTTATCTTCCCTCGTCCATTCGTTGGTCGGGAG GAAATTTTAGGGTTCTTCAAAAGTTTCATAGATTCAATAAGCAAGGACCTCCAATTTGTTATCGATGACATCTCAGCCGAGGATTCATCTGCTGTTGGTGTTACATGGCATTTAG AATGGAAAGGTAAGGCTTTTCCCTTTAGCAAAGGTTGCAGCTTTTATCGGCTACAAATGGTGGATGGCAAAAGGCAAATACT CTATGGACGAGACGTTGTTGAACCTGCAATCAAACCTGGGAAGGCAGCTTTG GGTGCCATCAGGGCTGTAACATGGGTGTTACAACAATTTCCTCAGCTGGCAGATCAGCTGTGA
- the LOC107919097 gene encoding uncharacterized protein isoform X2, translating to MLLNSTITPLCSVHCRIPDLPNVFTKALPYSTTLTATGKGSFTSRTLIKVSSSSENQAAVFDVASQPHDEGAAEEVVRRFYDGINRRDLASVETLIAEKCVYEDLIFPRPFVGREEILGFFKSFIDSISKDLQFVIDDISAEDSSAVGVTWHLEWKGKAFPFSKGCSFYRLQMVDGKRQILFCPNSV from the exons ATGTTGCTCAACTCCACAATAACACCCCTCTGTAGTGTTCATTGTCGAATCCCCGATCTCCCTAACGTCTTTACCAAAGCTTTACCGTACTCAACAACGCTAACTGCCACAGGGAAAGGATCCTTCACATCACGCACCCTTATCAAGGTCTCTTCATCATCGGAAAATCAGGCGGCGGTCTTCGACGTTGCATCACAACCACATGATGAGGGTGCGGCGGAGGAGGTTGTTAGGAGGTTCTACGATGGAATCAACCGGCGTGATCTGGCGTCGGTGGAAACCTTAATAGCCGAGAAATGCGTCTACGAGGACCTTATCTTCCCTCGTCCATTCGTTGGTCGGGAG GAAATTTTAGGGTTCTTCAAAAGTTTCATAGATTCAATAAGCAAGGACCTCCAATTTGTTATCGATGACATCTCAGCCGAGGATTCATCTGCTGTTGGTGTTACATGGCATTTAG AATGGAAAGGTAAGGCTTTTCCCTTTAGCAAAGGTTGCAGCTTTTATCGGCTACAAATGGTGGATGGCAAAAGGCAAATACT ATTCTGTCCAAACTCCGTTTGA